The following coding sequences are from one Tachysurus vachellii isolate PV-2020 chromosome 7, HZAU_Pvac_v1, whole genome shotgun sequence window:
- the LOC132848025 gene encoding golgin subfamily A member 6-like protein 25 yields MADLDKNPELETEQSEPVASCISQELLEKDSMLNTMQEEKEEMAKKLRELEEYRERMEEIRKAEQRNNLREEMQRALADFKQEQMERDRANQTLLEDLMRTLKNLKEAQAQRNKEKDTKARDRTDDKNKVVTLKLGDVETMFYVNREQQDREEAELEDERIQELEKENQRQNELGKMELNNLQENMQREFRGLKKELEEREMVHLVQTEGLLTKIKNLEQNQSQIEEGLSDAMMDSEKQTGEMEEKDNTKAEENEEQLILKVRELEERNAALLQHICELQDNITLFVEREMIAESTIQVLEKDKMDRMKEREIWMKQRMLWEEASERWEIDRKQMEEEKERWKKEKECWEKEKECWEYIKQNWQKERENRTKEKKAWDEEKKTYLKERRYMRTAYGPMWF; encoded by the coding sequence ATGGCTGATTTGGACAAAAACCCTGAACTGGAGACAGAGCAATCAGAGCCAGTGGCCTCCTGCATCAGTCAGGAGCTTCTGGAGAAAGACAGCATGCTGAATACAATGCaggaggaaaaggaagagaTGGCTAAAAAGTTAAGAGAGCTTGAGGAGTatagagagagaatggaagagATCAGAAAGGCAGAGCAGAGAAATAATCTGCGTGAAGAAATGCAGAGAGCTCTCGCAGATTTTAAGCAggaacagatggagagagatcgAGCTAATCAGACGCTCTTGGAGGATTTGATGAGGACGCTAAAGAATCTGAAAGAAGCTCAGGctcaaagaaataaagagaaagacacAAAAGCGAGAGATAGAACAGACGACAAGAATAAGGTAGTTACTCTGAAGTTGGGGGACGTGGAAACCATGTTTTATGTAAACAGAGAGCAGCAGGACAGAGAGGAGGCCGAGCTGGAGGACGAGAGGATACAAGAGCTTGAGAAGGAAAACCAGAGACAGAATGAGCTCGGAAAGATGGAGCTGAATAATCTGCAAGAAAACATGCAGAGAGAATTTAGAGGATTAAAGAAAGAGCTGGAGGAGAGAGAAATGGTTCACCTGGTACAGACAGAGGGATTACTGACAAAGATAAAGAATCTGGAGCAAAACCAGTCTCAGATAGAAGAAGGTCTGTCTGATGCTATGATGGACTCAGAAAAGCAGACtggagagatggaggagaaaGACAACACGAAGGCAGAAGAGAATGAGGAGCAACTCATCCTGAAGGTGCGAGAGCTGGAGGAGAGGAACGCTGCACTTCTGCAACACATCTGTGAGCTCCAGGATAACATCACACTCTTTGTGGAACGAGAAATGATAGCCGAGTCGACGATACAGGTCTTAGAGAAAGACAAAATGGAccgaatgaaagagagagagatctggaTGAAGCAGAGAATGTTATGGGAGGAGGCATCAGAAAGATGGGAGATAGACAGAAAGCAgatggaggaagagaaagagagatggaagaaagaaaaagagtgctgggagaaagagaaagagtgctGGGAGTATATTAAGCAGAactggcagaaagagagagagaacagaacgaaagagaaaaaagcctgggatgaagagaaaaagacataTCTGAAAGAGAGACGTTACATGAGAACTGCGTACGGTCCTATGTGGTTTTAG
- the LOC132849008 gene encoding uncharacterized protein LOC132849008 isoform X1, with protein sequence MKNLRNLMEEAGWRQMNLCYMLKFLLNGCRIERRCGSLGIRTSRHETDSEAYKADMAYSEKVTISKRLRRPSNELNKRLSPSTARNSRRSSSSPQTRSKRGSSSAFGSPNRRKTSTPQSSKGTSSSVPGSSQRRTSSAPHDVLRDTSAGPRRVGNRDGQTITSAKRTGEKEPSTSSRQRRRQRTHPTPEHDNLPAPQWVIDLMLDIEEATKHKLTVE encoded by the exons atgaagaacCTGAGGAATCTGATGGAGGAGGCCGGATGGAGGCAGATGAACCTTTGCTACATG CTGAAGTTCTTATTAAATGGATGTAGAATTGAACGTCGCTGTGGTTCATTAGGCATTAGAACGTCGAGACATGAAACTGACTCGGAGGCGTACAAAGCCGACATGGCTTACTCTGAGAAAGTTACAATCTCGAAGAGACTGAGAAGACCAAGTAATGAACTGAATAAGAGACTGAGCCCATCAACAGCAAGAAACTCAAGGAGAAGTAGCTCTTCACCACAGACAAGGTCTAAGAGAGGAAGCTCTTCAGCATTCGGAAGCCCTAACAGAAGGAAAACTTCAACACCACAGAGCTCTAAAGGAACGAGTTCATCAGTACCAGGAAGTTCTCAGAGAAGGACCTCCTCAGCACCACATGACGTTTTGAGAGATACTTCTGCAGGACCCAGAAGAGTGGGGAATAGAGATGGACAAACG ATAACTTCGGCGAAGAGGACCGGTGAAAAAGAGCCATCTACATCATCGAGACAGAGACGCAGACAACGTACACACCCGACTCCTGAGCAT gaCAACCTTCCTGCTCCTCAGTGGGTCATCGATCTGATGCTTGATATTGAAGAAGCCACCAAGCACAAGCTGACCGtggagtaa
- the LOC132849008 gene encoding uncharacterized protein LOC132849008 isoform X2, giving the protein MYFLHTIEEDEEPEESDGGGRMEADEPLLHGIRTSRHETDSEAYKADMAYSEKVTISKRLRRPSNELNKRLSPSTARNSRRSSSSPQTRSKRGSSSAFGSPNRRKTSTPQSSKGTSSSVPGSSQRRTSSAPHDVLRDTSAGPRRVGNRDGQTVCFCLLITSAKRTGEKEPSTSSRQRRRQRTHPTPEHDNLPAPQWVIDLMLDIEEATKHKLTVE; this is encoded by the exons ATGTACTTCCTGCACACCattgaggaagatgaagaacCTGAGGAATCTGATGGAGGAGGCCGGATGGAGGCAGATGAACCTTTGCTACATG GCATTAGAACGTCGAGACATGAAACTGACTCGGAGGCGTACAAAGCCGACATGGCTTACTCTGAGAAAGTTACAATCTCGAAGAGACTGAGAAGACCAAGTAATGAACTGAATAAGAGACTGAGCCCATCAACAGCAAGAAACTCAAGGAGAAGTAGCTCTTCACCACAGACAAGGTCTAAGAGAGGAAGCTCTTCAGCATTCGGAAGCCCTAACAGAAGGAAAACTTCAACACCACAGAGCTCTAAAGGAACGAGTTCATCAGTACCAGGAAGTTCTCAGAGAAGGACCTCCTCAGCACCACATGACGTTTTGAGAGATACTTCTGCAGGACCCAGAAGAGTGGGGAATAGAGATGGACAAACGGTATGCTTCTGTTTACTG ATAACTTCGGCGAAGAGGACCGGTGAAAAAGAGCCATCTACATCATCGAGACAGAGACGCAGACAACGTACACACCCGACTCCTGAGCAT gaCAACCTTCCTGCTCCTCAGTGGGTCATCGATCTGATGCTTGATATTGAAGAAGCCACCAAGCACAAGCTGACCGtggagtaa